One genomic region from Athalia rosae chromosome 3, iyAthRosa1.1, whole genome shotgun sequence encodes:
- the LOC105686877 gene encoding uncharacterized protein CG5098 codes for MSGQYPGHSRPPVGTPPPQTVWNHLTMAQGQGLSMHPTALPGAALNAPGFYTHPSMARASHLASQLTPQLAHTQAPPTWHTPTVPPKPVTPSSVPGNPLFSLQMLVDNRQNQSQYRNSPGTQSTLDLSATSDIAENYSRIPQDIPISLTARSVDKSSRNGNIISPLNGETSSDSGISSSVPTPNSISEPVSLSTKEIMTPKITVKNFESNLKGVANLHDKVKEHTMDSFVQKVINLPPSVTIERVSTEKKDLEVLKSKDSLSVIAQGPRSILPVIVNLTSKTTDRDVTDSPKREGNDIDRKIEEYSARSPKNPPKRGKKGVDSLLEKLEGGNKKLGCIENIGSVIVTSIEEKDACSIQSMSPERQKSKSPSREDEVISPSFSNDDSNDNAKQRRKRKLEKPVRLSKDSKNEVEDMELEPTESSVARICEPIQEKVNSTPILKQEDRIEENQPIRRRRSSEGPASNVPPNNQRARRKSSDDATEFSKVTSPKGIPTANPFNEVESELEKMFAGIVETDVDTKKELPRIELANTAKESVSNVDNVNSEMAIQDTKATDVTSTVDNKPSTRKIKKGKSRGGKRKIPGSTDAIFGGVISDLPQKDTRKKRASKNTKKQEVVKKTKRTTKVDGLREMAYDSGSNASSIRSRGPVVHVEGPRDSPLSVQVVNAPREEEEEKSKEKRKSVGNGNAGRSKRLSHQNDLDYRGKVSRAGLFSSTLSSRYDAHTTDSTWVCVFCKQGPHSVIPGDPARPHPNLSGPHIAPGTYMVPAGVLSDLFGPYLIGKERLEEGVMSADEQEITTEQKKGGKNKRSLRHAGLADQFAAKMGKKKRNSVEGGTNTILTGMTQLPGEEQRWEVWLHEQCAVWAAGVYMAGGRVTGLQEAVWDAAKSVCSSCGFTGANIGCVKRGCRSVTHYPCALTKGWLLDTNQYIPKCNLHRVT; via the exons ATGTCTGGCCAGTATCCCGGACACAGTCGACCCCCGGTAGGCACGCCCCCCCCTCAAACTGTATGGAATCACTTGACCATGGCACAAGGACAAG GACTGAGTATGCATCCTACGGCATTACCAGGTGCAGCTTTGAATGCTCCTGGATTTTACACACATCCATCCATGGCCAGAGCATCTCATTTGGCATCTCAACTGACTCCACAACTAGCGCACACGCAAGCGCCGCCGACTTGGCATACACCAACAGTCCCTCCGAAGCCTGTAACACCATCGAGTGTACCTGGCAATCCTCTGTTTAGCTTACAAATGTTGGTTGACAATCGACAAAACCAAAGCCAATACAGGAATTCCCCCGGCACTCAGAGCACCTTGGACCTTTCTGCAACTTCGGATATagcagaaaattattcgaggaTACCACAAGATATTCCAATCAGCTTAACAGCTAGAAGCGTTGACAAAAGCAGTAGAAATGGGAATATTATATCACCCTTAAATGGTGAAACTTCGTCTGACAGTGGTATCAGTTCTTCAGTTCCAACGCCAAATTCTATCAGTGAACCGGTGTCATTGTCtacaaaagaaataatgacACCCAAAATAACtgtgaaaaactttgaaagcaACTTGAAAGGCGTCGCGAATCTCCATGACAAAGTCAAAGAACATACCATGGATTCTTTTGTTCAAAAAGTCATCAACTTGCCACCTAGTGTTACCATTGAAAGAGtttcaacagaaaaaaaagatcttgaAGTATTAAAATCCAAAGATTCCTTAAGTGTCATTGCACAAGGACCTCGAAGTATATTACCAGTTATTGTTAATTTAACATCCAAAACAACTGACAGGGATGTTACAGATAGTccaaagagagaaggaaatgacatcgacagaaaaattgaagaatacaGTGCTCGATCCCCCAAGAATCCTCCAAAACGTGGTAAAAAAGGGGTGGATTCTCTGTTGGAAAAGTTGGaaggagggaataaaaaacttGGGTGCATAGAGAATATTGGCTCAGTCATCGTAACttcaattgaagaaaaagatgcATGCAGCATTCAAAGTATGTCTCCTGAACGTCAAAAGTCTAAATCACCGAGCAGAGAGGATGAAGTTATTTCGCCGTCTTTTAGTAACGATGATTCTAACGACAATGCCAAACAAcgtaggaaaagaaaattagaaaaacctGTCAGACTAAGTAAGGATTCAAAAAATGAGGTTGAAGATATGGAACTGGAACCAACCGAATCTTCTGTGGCAAGAATATGTGAACCAATACAAGAAAAAGTGAATTCAACACCTATCCTGAAGCAAGAAGATAGGATAGAAGAAAATCAACCTATCAGAAGGCGGAGAAGCAGCGAAGGACCTGCCTCCAATGTACCCCCAAATAATCAGAGAGCAAGGAGAAAATCTAGTGACGATGCAACAGAGTTTTCTAAGGTGACAAGTCCTAAAGGTATCCCTACCGCCAACCCATTCAACGAGGTTGAAtctgaattggaaaaaatgtttgctGGTATCGTTGAAACTGACGTAGACACAAAAAAAGAGTTGCCCAGAATTGAACTGGCAAATACAGCAAAAGAAAGTGTTTCAAATGTTGATAATGTGAACAGCGAAATGGCAATTCAAGATACGAAAGCAACGGATGTAACATCTACTGTTGATAACAAACCATCAACacgtaagataaaaaaaggtaaaagtcGAGGAGGCAAAAGGAAAATACCTGGATCTACGGACGCGATTTTCGGCGGTGTCATTAGTGATTTGCCACAGAAGGACACCAGGAAAAAGCGAGCGTccaaaaacacaaaaaaacaagaggtggttaaaaaaactaaaagaaccACAAAAGTTGATGGGCTCAGAGAAATGGCCTACGATTCTGGCTCTAATGCCAGTTCTATCAGATCTAGAGGACCGGTGGTACATGTGGAAGGGCCTCGAGATAGTCCATTAAGTGTTCAAGTAGTTAATGCTccacgagaagaagaagaggagaaaagtaaagaaaaacggaaaagtgTAGGGAATGGTAACGCTGGACGCAGCAAGAGGCTTAGTCATCAAAATGATCTTGATTATCGTG GTAAAGTCAGCAGAGCTGGTCTATTCAGTTCTACCTTATCCTCTCGGTACGATGCACACACCACAGATTCTACATGGGTTTGCGTGTTTTGCAAGCAGGGACCACATTCTGTGATTCCTGGTGACCCGGCAAGGCCACACCCAAATCTATCAGGTCCTCACATAGCTCCTGGAACATACATG GTTCCCGCTGGTGTCCTGAGTGATTTGTTCGGACCATATTTGATAGGCAAAGAACGATTAGAAGAAGGAGTAATGTCTGCGGATGAACAAGAAATAACGACGGAGCAAAagaaaggtggaaaaaataaaagaagtctGAGACATGCAGGTTTGGCAGATCAATTTGCAgcaaaaatgggaaaaaaaaagagaaactcaGTCGAGGGAGGAACTAATACCATATTGACGGGAATGACGCAGTTGCCAGGAGAAGAGCAACGGTGGGAAGTATGGCTCCACGAACAGTGTGCTGTATGGGCTGCAGGTGTTTACATGGCAG GTGGTCGTGTGACAGGGCTTCAAGAAGCAGTTTGGGATGCTGCAAAGTCAGTTTGCAGTTCATGTGGTTTCACAGGGGCCAACATTGGGTGTGTAAAGCGTGGCTGTCGAAGCGTCACACATTATCCTTGTGCTCTTACCAAGGGCTGGCTGCTTGACACAAATCAGTACATACCCAAATGTAATCTTCATCGAGTTACGTGA